CCTAAGGGACgctgcagtgcagcccctgggctcagcatcAGCACAGGACCCTGGGGTTTGGATGTTGAATGTCACAGACCCTtgtcctcctctctccctcctgggttTCCTTCCCCAGTATTTTCATGGCAGGCCCTGTGCAGAGTGCAGGTTTGGGGAGGCTGTGCCACAGGGGCAGATGGACACAGAGCTTTTCCAAGCCATCCCTGCATGGATTCACTTGCTTTGGGAGGAACCTCTGGAGCACAAAGCCACGACAAAAGGAGCTCTCTCCCCCATGGCAAAGCTTACCGGCAGCATTTGTTGTCTGCTGGGGCATTTGCAGAGTCAGCAAGGGCCAGGTGCTCCCTGCACACTCACTTAATGttactgtttatttttagtatttcatCCGGTTATTTGGGGAAAAGGagtaaacagaatttttttaaagacagccATGTACCTCTTACAGCAGGAAGACTGGCGCCTGTGATTACATTTTTGATATCAAAAGGCAAACGCCATCGCTTCTGCTTTGGGATCTTTTATTTTGtaatcaataaaatatttatcaaccttttctttcttggcCGCTCCTGCTGCTCCGCAGCCCGGGCAGGGGCCCGCAGCCGGGCAGACCCGCAGCGCCCTCTGAGCAGGCCCAGGGCCGCGGACCGCCCGGGTGGCACCGCAGGGACCGGGAGGAACCGGGAGGAACCGGGACGAACAGGGAGGTTCGGAACGCTCCGGGCgcctcccggccccgccggcctCACCAAACATGGCGGCCGCAGCGTCGCGCCCGATCCCCCTTTGCCCTCAGCAAAGATGGCGGCGCGGCCCGCCCCCTCCCTAGCCGGCTTCGCTGGGCCGGAGACCCGCTGGGGACGGGAGCGAAGACCCCCGCCCCGGCTCGCCCGGCAGGAGGGCTGTGCCGATCCGGGGCTGCGCTGGGCCTGGTCCCGGTATCGCGGAGCGCGGCCGCCGGGCGCGGTCCTGCCCGGCCGCCGCGGTCGCCATGGCGATCGGCCCCGCAGCCAACCGCGCGCCGCTTCCGGTGACGGCAGCGCCGACACGTGGATCCAAGATGGCGGCGTCGGCGGCGATGGTGAGtgcggcggggcccggcccggccccgcgtCCCGCCCGCTctgccgggcccggcccggccccgctcccggtgcGGAGCTCGCCTCGGGGGCTGCGGCCGGATCCGCACCGCGCTGGGAGGGATGCGGGCCCGGCCCCTGGGCGGAGGAGGCTCCCCGGTCCCGGCCGGGGCCTTGTAGCTGCCCCGCGTCTCCCGGCGGTGTCACCTGTGGAGGGCAGGGCTCGGGCCGCCGCtcggtgcccagggcagcccggCGGGCTCCAGTCCCGCCTGCCCTGCGCTCCCTCAGCAGCAAAGTTGGCTCCCTTGTGCGGTTCGCGGCGGTGTCGGGGCAGGAGGGGCCGGGCGGGTTGCAGGGAGCACCGGCACATCCTCAGCCCTCCCTTCcgagctgccagcctgggccggGGCTGGTGCCAAGCACCGAGCCGGTTGCTCTGTTTGCTCTGTGTGGTTTCACAAATGTTTGGTGGTGGTTGTCGGGCCCGGGTTTGAGCAGCTGCTTCGTTTCCCGCGTCTCAGCATCCCTGTTATTACTATTGAATTATTCCTTGAATTCTCAGAGAACTGAAGGTGTTCCTGGTGGGTATCAGTGCCACCTCGCAGAGCAGAAAACGAGCTGCTGAGACATTTGTTATCTGCCTTGAAGTCTTGTAGAAGTCAAACGGATTTCCTGCTTGCTTTCATAGAGGGTATTTTAGTGGCAGGGCATTGCAGGAATAGCGGTGTTGATGAAGGATGTGTGCTGATACAAAGGTcgctgctggctgggctgtgaggTGACTCATGGAGAGACTGGGAGAGCCAAGGTTTTCCTTTAATTTGCTTTCAGCATCTTCATACCCTGCTGGCTTTCCCCCAGGCACTGGGGAGGGAGTGCTCAGCTGGCTCTGAGGGCTGGGCATGGTCCTACTGGGAATTTCCTCGTGGCTCTCTGTTGTGTGAAGGGCAGAggaggctgccagcagctctcctggtgtCAAAGGAGCTCTGAAGTCAATGTGAATGCAGCACTTGTCTCCTTCTGAAGGGCTCTCGTGGCTCCtccagtgcagggcagggatgtaATAAAGATGTGCTTATCCAAACAGGTGTCAGGATCATCCAAGGAGGCAGCCCATGGAAAAGGGGATGAGGGTCAGGGTGCCATTAGCACCGTTCTGTCCTGCTAAGGTGCCTGAGGGCAGAATGAAGGTTACATTCTGCAAGGTGAGGGagcttgttgggtttttttgctccCACAGAGTAGCGAGTTGtggcttttctccctttctgtgaccatttaaaaaaagtttcagtaagtggaatggaatgggagAGCTGTGTGAATCCATTTGGACAAATGGCTCTGCACAGGTcgttttccctgtttttcttcaaaGCTGTCTTTGTAAATTAACAACTCTTGATTATGGCTCTTTGATGTCCCTCCTGCCTTTCTCTGCCTAAAAGAGATGGGACAATTCATGATATCCATCACTGtcacttcctccttccttttcatGTCTTTGAACAAATCCTGTGTTCTGTTCTTCAGTTCCTGTATGGATTGTGAAACTCCTAAGACCTAAACCAGCCCTGGTACAGCACTGGCTCATTTCTGATGTTTGAATTTGCTGTTGCTTGAGGGTTTCTTCAAGTTGTTGGCAGTAACCTGggcagggatgtcctgggtgcACATGGGCAGGCCATGGaccctctggagcagctggagctgttgcAGAgtgccccagggagcagctgctgtttccCCTTTCCCTTAAATAAATGTCAgactctggcagtgggagctggaggGACCACAAGTCCTAGGGAGGGACAAGTGTGGTAATAACTGGATATTTTAGGGCCTCTTCATGCTGGGTCAGACTGGGGTTTAGAGAAAAATCCTCTGTTTTGGCACTGTGGTTTGTGAGCTTTCTGTGAATTCACAGAAAGTGGCAATGCTGTTTTTAGTCTTTCTGGATGGGATAAACCAGGAGTTGTCTGCAAACCCCAAGGCTGGTGATAATTATTCAGAAGGGCCTTTTTGGATAGAATTTGTGTGTGAACTTTTGATCTGAGGGACAGGAATGGTGATTGTGCTACTACAGTTACTTCTTTTATTTAGATCATATTCTCCTAAGACAGGGTGTCCCTGCATGTCTGCCTATGGGAAAATAATCAGGCTTTGGCAATCTGAACTATTTTTGCCTACTTGCAGCTGGGTTTTTCTCAGTCTGGGGTTGTGCATATTTGTTGTGCTACTTGTTGCACCATTAAATGATTTCCTGGCACTTCAGATGCAAGACTGTcattggaggggtttttttttgcatgtttttgaAATGTAAATGGAAAAGGCTGTGAAGCTGTGTGTCCTGTTTGCTCCAAGTCTGGGCCTTGCCAGGGCTCTGTGACTGAACcaaagcagagctccctgctggaAGTTCTGACCTGGCACAGGGGAGAACTCAGCTTGCAGGAATCCCCCGTGTGATACAATCACCTGGCCAGGCCCATGAGTCACACAGATCCTTTGGGGGGTGTCCATGTTGACATTTCTaagctgctgcctttgtttGGAGAAGATGAGGCACATTTGTCAGCACAAGCACAAAGGTCCTGATGAGTAAGGGCCCTGGCTTcagcttccctgtgctctgccagctcaggaGCCTGCACTGGGCATTTCCTTCATATTTCACTCCCAAAGCTTTCCCCACCTGTTGCATAGCAGCTTTCCCCTTTCTTGCTACCAACTGTTCTTTCCTGGCAAGGCTTTAGAGTCATCCTCTTGTCTTTCCTGTTGCTGCCTGAGTCATCATCATCTGTATGCAAAGACAGCCTGATTTCTGCCAAAATTGTCATCAAAAATTTCATCTCCTGCATGCTCATGTGTCTCCTGAGTGGCTGCCAAAGTTCTGTCCTGGTCTTTTCAcctcccagcctgctggggcaggggtggcagtggTGTGGTTCTGGTTTTGGAGTAACACTGTGTAGGTCTGTCACTTCAGTGACAAATGAGATAAGGGCTGCAGGTTGCTGGAGTGCAGTGTGGGACAAGAGTGCAGATTCCTTCCACTGCTTCCCCTGTGCAGGagacattttcctgctctgtggagAGCCACTGAGCACTCCCTTTAAAGATTGGAAAGGCAAAATTTAGTGAAGCACAGAGAATAATCCCCATGTTGCCTGAAGGCAGATCAGTATTGAATGTCAGGCAGTTTTAACAAGAGTGTTTCCAAGCTGGGGCTTTATGCCTGCTCCAAGTGTATTTGGCTGTGCTTAGAATAGATCTGAAAATCCCCTTTGTAGGCAAaaaagatcacagaatcacagcgTGCTTTGGGCTGGCAGGGTCCTTAAAACTCATTTTGTTCTATGGATAGGGaaaccttccactatcccaggctgctccaaactccatccagcctggtcttgagcaattccagggatggggcagccacagcttctctgggcagcctgtgccagggcctcaccaccctcacaaggaagaatttcctTCTAATATACAATCTAACCCtactctgtcagtttaaagctgttcccccttgtcctgtacTCCATGGTTTGTAAATAGTCTCTCAATTTTTCTGGTAGGCTCCCtccaggtactggaaggctacATGTATCTGATGGTTCAGTATTCATATTTTCTGTAGGTGCCTAGCATTTGCAtcttaaatacattttagaCTTTCAACCCCCTGgcactttgccttttttttaaaatcctgctCAATTTCACTAATTCTGGATGCTCTGGTTTGCCCTTACAGGTGTCTGGGCCCAGGTACTTTCCTTGCCTTAGAATGAGACAGGAGGAAGGTGATGAAGAAGAAGGGGTGTGGGGATGATAagcacagggtttttttttgttttattttttcatcctACCTGAGGAAGGAGCCCCatgacagagctgctgtttgtcaCACCTGGCCTGTGGAGTGTTCCCTCTGGTGCTGTCAGACAGACTGACAGTGCTGAGGACACACAAGGACAGTGGGGATTTGGTTTCTTACATTTGCAGCATTAGCTCAAGAGTtatcccaaaccaaaccaggtTTTGTGTGGTTTTCCAGTGGTGCCATACCCACAGGGAGTTCAGGAGAAGGGCCTGAAGCCAGTAGTGCTGTGAGATTATAGCAGAGCTGATGTCCTAATCCAggcaagctgctgctgcctaaTACTCTTTAAAGCTCGATTTTCATTTCACAGCCTTCCTGCCCATGCTCAGCTGGGTTACCTGAGGTAATGGGAGGGGCTGAGGAGGCAGCAAGGTGTGTCAAATAAAGGGTTTGCTGTGGCTGTGGTAGGATCTGAGTTCTCCTGGATCCCCTGTAGAGTTGATTGAACTTTCCAGCCTGACTTGTCACCCTGCTCCCtaaaaaagagctgaaaaagtGATGTGCCATATTACTGAGCTGTGGCCTGTGAGGAAAGCAGAGTGGTGATGTGCCTGTCCCTTTGGTGCAGGTACTGGTGTCACTCCACAGTGACTGCTCCTCTGCAGGTAGTGGCCTGTGGGCAGCCATCTGTActcagctccagggcagctgctgctgtgcagagctgacACCCATCCAGAGCCAGGGCTACAGCCCTCTTCTCCACTAATCCATGGAGTTTTCTAGCACAGGGGATGAGCAGAAAAGTGAAGTGATGGCCTGCTCGATGCCCCATGGTGCAgataaaaatggcatttttcttaTGGTTGAGCAAAGCCAAGGTTTTCCTAATTGCAGATGAAGAGGCAGAGACACGCTGAGTGGAAAGTGACGTGATGAGGGTCACAAACCAAAGCTAAGAACAGCTTTTgtgaatttaatttctgtttaatcACCTAATGTCTGGGATGAACATTTCCAGTGTTGTTGCCCATCTCTAATGCTGTTTCTGTTGTATTTGACTGTTCCCTGTCCTTTttgcaggaaaggctgagatGTGTGCTGGGCCTGCTGGTGTTGTTACACAGCACAGACTCGTTCTACGTACCCGGGGTGGCTCCCATCAACTTCCACCGCAATGACCCCGTAGAGATAAAGGTAGGACACACTCAGTGCTGTGAgtctgtttggtttggggggtttttgtcttttgggttttttcttttttatgccATAGCAGCTAAGATGGGCTGCAAAGTTAAATTTGGGGATCCTGTTGCTCAAATTTTGTGTTCAGATATGTCCTCTGTTCACAAAGCTCAGGTCCCAACACAATTCCTTCTTGCCCCTGATCTCTTCTACCAAATTCCTTCAAGATTCCTTCTATCAAATTCCTTCAAAGTCCTCAAGATGTTGCTCTGTTTGGGAAAAGGGTCCCTTTCTCACTGTTTCTTTGAAGTGAATTTAATTTCTCCAGCATTATACTGACTCTAAAAGTGCTTATGCAGATTGTGCCTTTGGGTGGAAGGTGAATGGTGGAATAAGGTCTGAATCTGACCTTCTCAATACCCAGTTTGCTCATGTTGTGCTTTCAGGGAAATTCATGAGAAGCTCTTCCCAGGTGGAGGTGTTTGTCCTTGAGCCTTGCAGATCTTTCAGCCCAGCCTTGCTGAGAGCTGTTCCTGTGCAGTGTTGCTGGTACTCAATAACAGCGCTGCTGCATCTATCCATAAGGAAGCCAGGCTTTGCTTTCAGAGATCAGTGATTTATAGcccatttcatttatttttctaaagctGTGGCCTCTGTCTCAGCAAATCCAGCACCCTTGGGGCTGCTGAGGTTGGCTGCTCTCACGTGAAGCACAGCACAGTTTTCTCTTTGGCCACAGACTGCCAGACATAGGCTATTTTTAAGCAAATGAGACTTGCCTGTGGCTACAGtaagcttcccagaagaagagGGTTTTGGAATAGCTGTTCTCAAAGGGATTTCAGGAGCTAAATGCTTCCTCAAGTGCTTAGGCAAGTCAGTGTGTTTGCCAGCACTTTTCCAATAAACAAGCTTGGCTGTATTACAAAAcacttctgtttttcagagcaACTGTGGTCTTGGCTGTTGTAGTATGTCTCTGCACTTCCCTTGTACCCTGTGATTTGTGGAAACTCTCCAGGAATGTTTGTGGTTGGTCACCTTGTCTTCCCAGATTGATGGCTCTCTGGCTTTCCTTGCAGAGATTAAAATTGCTGAACTCTCTATAGCACTGGAGGCCAGACCTCTAGGTCCAGTGGGATGTGAATTTTTGTTTGAGGAAATCTTGTATGAAATGGGATTCTTGAATCTCTTTTGAGCTCTTTGTTGTTTCTTAGGATTCCACTGAGACATAAATTTGTGAAACCACCATGTTTTGTTCTTTGAGTGTTTCTCTGTGAATGAATTGCTACTGGAAGTCTCTCAGGAACATCTGTCTTTGTTACTATTtttaatagtagtagtagtatcTTCTGGAAGTGAGCTTTATGGAAGGTGTTTTGAAGTAAGCATCAGCTTCTGGATGATGctgagaggagaggaaatgatCTGGAGTTTTTTCCTGGGGATAATCCTTCCATTCCTCCTGCAGGCTGTGAAGCTGACGAGCTCCCGGACCCAGCTGCCCTATGAGTACTACTCACTGcccttctgccagcccagcaagATCACCTACAAGGCTGAGAACCTCGGTGTGTACCTGTCAGACAGTGTGGGGGGTGAAAGCAATTGCAAGTGTCCCTTCTGCTGAGCTGAGAGAAGCTGCTTCCCCTGATTCACTGCGTGCTGGCTGTCTGCAAACAGCAGTGTCCATGTGCTGGACACTGGAAATGCCTCTCCTGATGGAGAGCTGTAACTTGATCCATAAGCAGGGCTTGATACTTCCAACAAAGCAGCTGTACTAACTTGCAATCTTATCCTGCACCTGGGCTAGCACAGGAGCTTCCTGTGGTCCCTGCAGCAGGATCAGCAGCAGGAAGCCTGTCAGTCTCCAACCCTGcctgtgttttcctgttttctagGTGAGGTTCTTCGAGGGGACCGAATTGTAAATACGCCTTTCCAGGTTTCCATGAATGTGGAGAAGAAATGTGAAGTTCTGTGCAACTTTCCCAACAAGCCAGTGACTCTGACAGTGGAGCAGAGCAAGCTCATTGCCGAGCGCATCAGGGAGGATTACTATGTCCACCTGTGAGTCACTGAGGCATGGATTTGTGTCAGGGAGATTTGGTGCTGTGGACAAATTTGTTCTGAAATCTGTTCAAATTTGATCTTTTCAGCATTGCTGATAACCTCCCTGTGGCAACACGGCTGGAGTTTTATTCCAATcgtgaggaagaggagaagaagaaggagaaggatgtGCAGTTTGAGCATGGATACAGGCTTGGCTTTATGGATGGTAACAAGGTAGGGAACTGAGGTGCTGTGTGAGGGTGCCTGGAGGAGATCTGGATGTCTGTCAGAGGTCTGCCAGAGAGTATCAGAATTGGGAGCACAACCAAAAGGTTTTATTAATAGTGGAAATATGAGAGAAGGGTCTCTTGTGGGTGAAGAGGGTGGGTGGGAaggtgggaaaggcaggagtcCTTGCTTTTATTCACTGTGTAACTTTGGACAGGCTCATGCAGTGGCTTTCCCTCAGCAGAGCCAAGCACTGTGCCCTCAAGACTGGCTGATCTCTGATGTTGAAGTCTTTAGTTTTCCCTCACTGAAGCTGTTTTCTGCAGTTGTTACTTCTCAGCTTTGCTTCTTCCTCCCACAGGCTgctgatgttttattttatgtcaCTGTTTCAGTTCTACCTGCACAACCACCTCTCCTTCATCCTTTACTACCACAGAGAGGATGTGGAAGAGAGCCAGGAGCACACCTACAGGGTGGTGCGCTTTGAGGTGATTCCCCAAAGCATTAAACTGGAAGGTAAGAGACCCTTGAGGAGGGGAGCAAGGGGGAACAATCTCCTGTATGGACAAAATGTATCAGAGTGCCAATTGTTGCTTCACAGGGCACAGAAATGAGTCTAAATTACAAGAATAATAAACCACTTTGTTATTAAGGAAGTACCAACAATAGAGACGTATCCATGAACTGCAGTCCATGGAAAATCAATTCCTGTAAAAAGATCTgaatttgaggttttggggttggatttttttgcacTGTGTCATCTGGTATGAGGCATGTCTGGCATTCTGGCTCTTGCTGTGGCACAGATCTCCCTGACTGGGACACTCTGTGCTGgttcagggacacagaggatgTTTGGAACTGTTCTGGggaattgaaatttaaaaataatgcttaGGGGAAAGAACTCCTACCTCAGTGAGCCCAGTGGAAAAGGGTGTCTAGAAGGGCAGTTGCTGATGGTGTGGATCACCCCACACAGCTCcctctggcagggcaggcactgctgcagagaTCTTGTTTCTCACCATATCGTGTGGAATAGAGGATTTGTTCATGGTCTAGATCCTTGGCTTCAGAACCTCTGGCTTTTATCCTTCCAGTTAAGGAGAGCCCTGTGCATAGCTTTCCTGAAAGCTTGTTAATGGTGCTCCACTGCTGGTCAGGAGAGTAGTTTTACAAACTGCAGAGCAGGTGAGCAAGGAGCAAGTGCTTCCCCACCTGGAATTACTGCAACCCAATGCCCTCAGGGTGATGCTCAGTGGGAGAGGTGGTGCCTGAGGGGAGGGCTCACTGTGTGCTCTGCTTTCCCCTACAGACTTGAAGGCTGATGAGAAGAGCATGTGCACCCTGCCCGAAGCCACGGGCTCTGCCCCTCAGGAAATAGATCCCACTAAAGAGAACCAGTTACTCTTCACCTACTCTGTGCACTGGGAGGTGAGGCACTACTGGGGAGCTGGCTGGCAGTGATGCTCCAAGTGTCTGTCACTGGAGTCGTGAAAGACATTGGGGATGTGCTGGTGTGAGAAGAACTCTCCTGTTGTTTCAGGAAAGTGACATTAAGTGGGCTTCCCGCTGGGACACGTACCTGACCATGAGTGACGTGCAGATCCACTGGTTCTCTATCATTAACTCCGTTGTGgttgtctttttcctttcaggTGAGTGGATGTGTGTGGAGAGGAAGGCTTTACCATTAACTGCATTGTTTAAGCCTTAGCTGCAGGTGGCTCAAGGAGCATGTGGCCACATCTGAACCTGGTCAGAAGTAGCAGGAACCAATTTAAATCCTCCCAGTTCAAACAGTGTCCGGTGGGGTCAGGCAGTTACCAGCCTTTCTCACACTGGGGTCATTGACggagcaaaaaaacccacaagaaagCCACAATGCCCCATTTCTGCTGGAATactgccttccctgctccttaGGGTTTTGATTCTGTCTTTGCTGATGACTCAAGACCTCCTCTCTCAGCCAGAACAGAGTGTTGGTGGGAGCCATGTAGTTGCACAGcatgagagcagcacagccctgtgggagCCTCTGAGCTGAACTCTGTGCTTGTTTTCAGGGATTCTCAGCATGATCATCATCCGGACGCTGCGGAAGGACATTGCCAACTACAACAAAGAGGATGACATTGTATGTGTTTGTTCCTTGGGCTGGGATTAGAGGGAGGGGGAAGCTGGGATCCAGTGTGCAGACCTGGCTGTATTGTCTCTTCCCTTGCCCCTGTTTTCCTTTGAGCCCTGGCCATTGGATGGGCAGTTGTGTTGTGCTGTCACACACCTTTTTCTGCCTGAGCAATCACATATTAGTTAGGATGTCTTCAGACCTAAGGAGTGACTgcaaatgtaaatgtaaaagCTCTGCAAATGTGTGGCACTGACAATTCAGTTCTCAACTGTTTTTAGCCCAAGAGGAAAGAAGTTTCTTGGCTAGAGTGgtaaaattaatagaaaaactGGATCCAGGAAAGTTAACCTCTTAGGCTGCCTGTAGTAGGACCTTAATTTCCACTAGTGTATCACATCTAAATAACctcctttttctgttgttgctATAGGAAGATACTATGGAGGAATCTGGTTGGAAACTTGTGCATGGAGATGTCTTCAGGCCTCCACAGTATCCTATGATCCTCAGCTCTCTCCTGGGTTCTGGAATTCAGCTCTTCTGTATGATCCTGATTGTCATCTGTAAGTGGCACACGTTGCACAGGGTGGCTGTAGCACGAATGATGCTCGAGGATGTTTGATTTCACCCTGTGCTCACTTTAGCTGGAATGAGGCCCATGAAGCTGCTTCCTGTTGCCATCAGCCTGGGCAGATACTGAACTGCTGGATGACATTGCCCAGCTGAAGGCAACTTTGtgtgattttatttcctttgccaAGCTGTTAGCCCTGGCTGATAGTGGGCTGGGGGACTTCTGGACAGGTGTGCCTTGCCTGCTGAGCTGcacctgctcccatccctggggaaGCTGAAATCAAAGCTGTGCCTTCCTCTCTGGCCGGTGCAGGAGGCTCTGGATACATTATGCTGTGAAGGAGatcaggctgtgcagggactgcaggcagctgtgggcTGCACATGGGACAGGCCCCTGTccttgagctgctgcagcacatgtccctcagagctgctgttccttgTCCTGTTTCCCTCTGCAGTTGTTGCTATGCTGGGGATGCTGTCGCCTTCGAGCCGGGGCGCGCTGATGACAACTGCCTGCTTCCTCTTCATGTTCATGGGGTAGGTGCCTCCACAGCTTCCCCCTGTGCTGTCCTGCCtccccccagctgcagcagctcatttGCATTGATTTGGCTTGTTTCTGTGCAGGGTTTTTGGTGGATTCTTTGCTGGCCGCTTATACCGGACTCTGAAAGGCCATCGATGGAAGAAGGGAGCCTTTTGTGTGAGT
This genomic window from Zonotrichia leucophrys gambelii isolate GWCS_2022_RI chromosome 20, RI_Zleu_2.0, whole genome shotgun sequence contains:
- the TM9SF4 gene encoding transmembrane 9 superfamily member 4 isoform X2, which translates into the protein MKVTFCKERLRCVLGLLVLLHSTDSFYVPGVAPINFHRNDPVEIKAVKLTSSRTQLPYEYYSLPFCQPSKITYKAENLGEVLRGDRIVNTPFQVSMNVEKKCEVLCNFPNKPVTLTVEQSKLIAERIREDYYVHLIADNLPVATRLEFYSNREEEEKKKEKDVQFEHGYRLGFMDGNKFYLHNHLSFILYYHREDVEESQEHTYRVVRFEVIPQSIKLEDLKADEKSMCTLPEATGSAPQEIDPTKENQLLFTYSVHWEESDIKWASRWDTYLTMSDVQIHWFSIINSVVVVFFLSGILSMIIIRTLRKDIANYNKEDDIEDTMEESGWKLVHGDVFRPPQYPMILSSLLGSGIQLFCMILIVIFVAMLGMLSPSSRGALMTTACFLFMFMGVFGGFFAGRLYRTLKGHRWKKGAFCTATLYPGVVFGICFVLNCFIWGKHSSGAVPFPTMVALLCMWFGISLPLVYLGYYFGFRKQPYDNPVRTNQIPRQIPEQRWYMNKFVGILMAGILPFGAMFIELFFIFSAIWENQFYYLFGFLFLVFIILVVSCSQISIVMVYFQLCAEDYRWWWRTFLVSGGSAFYVLIYAVFYFVNKLDIVEFIPSLLYFGYTALMVLSFWLLTGTIGFYAAYMFVRKIYAAVKID
- the TM9SF4 gene encoding transmembrane 9 superfamily member 4 isoform X1, encoding MAIGPAANRAPLPVTAAPTRGSKMAASAAMERLRCVLGLLVLLHSTDSFYVPGVAPINFHRNDPVEIKAVKLTSSRTQLPYEYYSLPFCQPSKITYKAENLGEVLRGDRIVNTPFQVSMNVEKKCEVLCNFPNKPVTLTVEQSKLIAERIREDYYVHLIADNLPVATRLEFYSNREEEEKKKEKDVQFEHGYRLGFMDGNKFYLHNHLSFILYYHREDVEESQEHTYRVVRFEVIPQSIKLEDLKADEKSMCTLPEATGSAPQEIDPTKENQLLFTYSVHWEESDIKWASRWDTYLTMSDVQIHWFSIINSVVVVFFLSGILSMIIIRTLRKDIANYNKEDDIEDTMEESGWKLVHGDVFRPPQYPMILSSLLGSGIQLFCMILIVIFVAMLGMLSPSSRGALMTTACFLFMFMGVFGGFFAGRLYRTLKGHRWKKGAFCTATLYPGVVFGICFVLNCFIWGKHSSGAVPFPTMVALLCMWFGISLPLVYLGYYFGFRKQPYDNPVRTNQIPRQIPEQRWYMNKFVGILMAGILPFGAMFIELFFIFSAIWENQFYYLFGFLFLVFIILVVSCSQISIVMVYFQLCAEDYRWWWRTFLVSGGSAFYVLIYAVFYFVNKLDIVEFIPSLLYFGYTALMVLSFWLLTGTIGFYAAYMFVRKIYAAVKID